In the genome of Afipia felis ATCC 53690, the window CCGGGATGTTACGCGACAGCATCGCATAGCCGTGTGCCATCGATACCGCGAGATTTTCGTGCGCGGCCAGCACCGGCTGTGGGGCCGACATGCGGTTGTTCGCGAATTCGGCGTAGGCCTCGACAATCGGTGCAAAGTCGGTGCCCGCATTACCGAACAGGTATTGCACGCCACGTTCGCTAAGCAACCGGAGATAAGCCGCGGCGACACTATCGGCTGCTTTGACGGTCATCAGAAAAATCCCCTACGCGGCGAAAACCGCAATGCGGCTCACTCGTCGGGTTCGTCGAACAGCGTAAGTTGATGCCCCTTGCCCTGCACAACGGCCTGATCGAGAATGTGGCTTCCCAGCATGATATCGCTGATCGCGAATCCGCGATGCCAGAACACGATCTTTTCGCCGGGGTTGGTCCGGCCCGGTTTGCGGCCGGCGATGATCTCCCCGATCTCGGCATGAATATTCGAAGCGGTCAATTCCCCGCTCTGGATCATCGGAAACAACTGGCCACCCTTCTGACACTGCTCCCAGTCGTCGACGATGATCTTGGATGCACTCTTCACCGTCTTCGGATCAATCGCCATGACCCAGCCATAAGCGATCAGCAGGCAATTCGGCTTCAGCCATTCGTCGCGGATCAGCAAAGTCGGTTTTTCGAGCCGCGTTGCCTCCACAACGATATCTGCATCATGAACAGCCTCTTCGGCCTCCGCGACAGCCCGCGCCTCGATGCCGAGTTCGTCCCGAATCTTGCGCGCGAGCGCCTCGCGGGTTTCTGCTCGCTTGCTGTTGATACGGACTTCTTCGAGATCGAACATTCCGGCCATCGCCGCGATGTTTGAAAAGGCGGTCCCGCGTGCACCGATATGCCCGACGATCTTTGGTTTCGGCGGAGCAAGATGGCGCGCTCCAGCACCCGTAACAGCCCCTGTGCGCGCCGTCGTGAGATCAGTAGCGTCCATGATGGCGCGCGGCACACCTTTGCGTGGATCGTAAAGCGTCAGCACGGCCACTTCGGAGGGCAAACCGTGGCGATAATTATCAACGTAATCGCCGATCACCTTTACAGCTGCAGTGTCGTTGGGCTGCGCCCAACCCACTAGAATATTGAAATGACCGTTGTAGCGATCATCCAGCTGGATGTGTGATTTTGGCGGCAGCACGACTTCGCGACGGCCATGGGCGGCGAGCCCGGTTTCGATGATCTCCACGACTTCCGGCATCGGGGGCATCAACGCCCGCACTTCGCCGCGGTTCAAAAACCGGAATTCAACCCGTGCCATGACTGTTCCCTCGTAACTTTTTTTTACCAGTTCGACTGTTTCGCGAGATCTTTGAATTTGTTGCTATCGAAGTCGTTGATCTTGTCGATGAACTCATTGGTGTAAGAAGACTTCACGTCAAAGTCCTTCGGCAACAACCCCTGCTCGATCGTTAGATCGGCGAGGTCCTTCCACTTGGCATCGATGTTGGTGCCCCACTTGGTCACACCTTCCGGCAGCTTCATCAGATCGAAGCGCGAGTTGAAAACGTGCTCCGCGTCCTTGAGAGCCTTGGCATCGTCGCCACCCTGCGGCTTGGTCGAAGGGTAGAGTTTCCAGTGGTTACGCACCGAAGCGGCCGGGTTGGCAAGACCGAACACCGACGACTCGGCAATCGCGCGCGCGACCTTGACTGCTCGCTCCGGATTGGCCGCGAGTGTCTCTTCTTTGGCGATCAGAACGTTGCCAGGCAGCTGGTTCGCCCAATCCGGCGCGATCTGCACGAACTGGAAGCCGCCGTTTTCAAGCGAAGCGACCGCCGTATCCCACGCCGCCCACACGTCGACCGCCTTTTGCCGCATGGCGTTCGCCGCCGGTGCTCCAAGGCCGACTGACAGCCATTTCACGTCCTTATCGGGATCGATATTGGTGCGCTTCAGGATACTGCGGATGAAGGGCACCGAGCCCGCGCTCATATCGGGAACGCCGATCGTCTTGCCCTTGAGATCTTCGATCTTGGTGATGCCGCTGTCCTTCAATGCGACGACCTGATAGATCGGCCGCTGCGCATAGGTGTAGAAGGCCTTCACCTTGATGCCTTTGGAGCGCGCGATCATCAGCGCATCGGTGCCGACCGTCGCATAGTCGACCTGACCGCTCGCGACCTGCTGAACGCCGGCAGTCGCACCCGAGAGACCAACGACTTCAACATCAAGGCCGGCATCCTTCCAGAGTCCAAGCCCCAGAGGGATCGACGACTGGGCCGCGTGTCCAACGGTGATGTTCGTGGTGGTGACAGCGTAGGTTACCTTATCGCCAGCATTCGCCGCGGTGACCGCAGCAACAGAGACTGCCACGATCAGTGAAGCCAGTATGCGTCGCATGTTCGATGTCCCCTGTTGTTCCTGAATATTTTTATGCGTTCAGCTATGTGTTCTGCCTTGCCAATTAGATTGATTGCGAGAAGCCAGCATTCCAGAACAAGAGCCGTCCCTGAATGAATCGGACGATCATGCTCAACGCGACACCGAACACGCCGAGGATCACGAGGATCGCGAACATCTGCGCGACATTGAACTGGAAGTTGGCTTCGAGGATGAGGTTGCCGAGACCGGCTTTGGAGCCGACGAACTCTCCGACAATCGAGCCGAGAATGGCGAGCACGATCGCGACGTTCAGCCCCGCGAAAATAAAAGGCAACGCGTTAGGCAACCGCACGAGACGGAAGGTTTCCCACGGCGTGGCACCGAGCGAACGCATCAGATCGAGTTTGCCCTGATCACAGGATTTGAGACCGACGATAGTGTTCACCAGGATCGGGAACAGCGCGACGAGCGCTACGATGATCACCTTGGACTGAATGCCGTATCCCGCCCAGATAATAATGAGCGGAGCGATGGCGATCTTCGGTAGCGTCTGTAATGCGACGAGCCATGGATAGACAGTCCGCTCCACGATCCGGAATTGCGCGACGAGCGCGCCGAGGCCAATGCCGAAAAATGCCGCCAGCAAAAATCCGGTGAGCGTCTGAAACGCCGTGACGAGGAAATGCTCGATAAACAGGCCGGACTTCAGCCCATAATAAAGCGACACAATGATCGCACTCGGAGGCGGCAAGATGAATTCAGGAACACGAAATACCCGCACAGACGCTTCCCAGGCCGCCAGCAGGATAAGAAACGTGCTGAAAGAGATAAGATAATCGCCACCCGGAATGGCACGGCGGCGGACAGAAGCCCGGCCACTTGCGATGACGGGGCCTGCGATCTTGCCGTTGGCAGGAGACGTATCAGTCATAGTGCACCCTCCCCGAAGCTTCATTGCCTGTTGCCGGCGCATCCTCGCCGTGATCGAGCAGATGGCGCAGCCTGCGCGTGTAGTTGCCGAACGCCGCATCGCTCAGGAGATCGAGATTGCGCGGACGCGGCAAGCCGATCACGACGTCTTCGATAATGCGGCCCGGACGCGGCGACATCACGATTACACGGTCACTCATGAAGGCCGCTTCCGAGATCGAATGCGTGATCATGAAGACGGTCTTTTTGGCCGATTGCCAGATTTTCAGGAGTTCGAGGTTCATGTGCTCGCGCGTCAATGCGTCGAGCGCGCCGAAGGGTTCGTCCATCAGCAGCACCGATGGGTCGTGGACGAGCGCGCGGGCGATGGCAACGCGCTGACGCATTCCACCGGAAAGCTCGAATGGATACTTGCTCTCAAAACCTTTGAGGCCGACGAGATCGAGCAGATCGTAAGCGCGCGCAGTCGCCTGTTTGATGTCGAGCTTCAGAACGTGCGCAGGCAGAAGCACATTGTTCAGCACCGTCCGCCACGGCAGCAGGTTGGCGTCCTGGAATACGATACCGATGTCTTTCGTGGGACCGCTGCGCTTGCTGCCGTTCAACAAAAGGTCGCCGTCATATTCCGGCTCGAGGCCGCCGATAATACGGAGCAGCGTGGTCTTGCCGCAACCTGATGCGCCGATCACAGAGACGAACTGCTGCGAGCGAATATCAAGGTTGATCTTCTGAAGTGCGTTGACGTTCTCGCCGCTCGCAGTCGCATAGGTCTTGCTCACGCCCTGCAAGGAAACCGCGACGGAATCCTGCGAGGGTTGCGACGAGCGACTGTTTGTCGGCGCGAGCTTAAGAACAGTCGAGATAGGGTTCATGATGAGCGCATCCTTCCACGGCAATTTTCTTTTTTGTCAGAGCAAGACATGTGCCAACACAACGACCGCGGCACTGCGCTCTGCATTCAAGTGCATGCGTCGGCACCCACAGTGCGGCAACGCGCTCCTGTTGGATGTCACGCAGCAAGCCAAGCTCACCATCTCCCTTTTTGCGGATCGGGCATGAACCCCGAGCCACACAATGCGACCCACGAACCGTGTTGGTACTTTTCGACCGCACACCCGTTTTCTGACGGCAGTGAACTGCTACGCCCCACCCGTCTGCAGAAACCCACGTTCGCAAGCCCGCAGGCAGGTGTCCCCGAAAATTATGGGCGGCACCGGAAGCGGGAGTAAACAAAGCTTTTCCTTGGCCGGAGTTTAGAAAAAACGAAGCAGTTTTCGCTGCAATATCCGGCGCTTGCCTCGTAAAGCAACGCATGCGGCGCATTCTTGAGCAATCGGCTTGAGGCGCCGCTGACCGTAAGGCGTCAACGCTGCCATTCCCGCCGCAAGCAAAGCGTCCGCAACAATCATTCTGCCAACGCCCCCGAAGATTTCCGGCGCATCGCTTCCCTCACAGATTGAGTACGAGCCGCGAGCTTTTTGCGCGCGAGACGCAGATCATCATGGTCTTGTTCCCCGCACGCTCTTCTTCCGACAACAATGCATCGCGATGTTCGGGCTCACCGGAAATCACGACCGTCTCGCAAGTGCCGCAAACGCCTTCCTCGCAAGCACTGTCGACGTGATAACCGTTATCACGCAGCACCTGCAGGATCGTCCTATCGGGCGGAACGGTGAGTACGACGCCGCTACGTTTGAGTTCGACCTCAAACGTCGTGTTAGGACCGTTATTGATCTCTGGCGCTGAAAACCACTCGAAGTGAACCTGTTCTTTCGGCCACGCTGACGTCGCCCGCGCAACAGCCTCCATCAGAGGCTTCGGCCCGCAACAATAAATATGCGTGTCGGGAGACTGCTGTTTAACCAACGCATCGATATCGAGAATTGGCTTCTCGCTGAAATGAGTGTGGACACGCTCGGGCGCGAGCTTCGTGA includes:
- a CDS encoding ornithine cyclodeaminase family protein gives rise to the protein MARVEFRFLNRGEVRALMPPMPEVVEIIETGLAAHGRREVVLPPKSHIQLDDRYNGHFNILVGWAQPNDTAAVKVIGDYVDNYRHGLPSEVAVLTLYDPRKGVPRAIMDATDLTTARTGAVTGAGARHLAPPKPKIVGHIGARGTAFSNIAAMAGMFDLEEVRINSKRAETREALARKIRDELGIEARAVAEAEEAVHDADIVVEATRLEKPTLLIRDEWLKPNCLLIAYGWVMAIDPKTVKSASKIIVDDWEQCQKGGQLFPMIQSGELTASNIHAEIGEIIAGRKPGRTNPGEKIVFWHRGFAISDIMLGSHILDQAVVQGKGHQLTLFDEPDE
- a CDS encoding PDR/VanB family oxidoreductase translates to MTMSRLLDLRRVRVVAVGYPAADVMTFDLQQADGRSLEPFAPGAHIDVQIPGGPVRQYSLCGKAVASGPYTIAVKKEPESRGGSSGMHERIEIGTLLSIGGPRNHFPLASGSHPNLFIAGGIGITPITAMITELNEQNQDWTLHYCARSERHATFYPELTKLAPERVHTHFSEKPILDIDALVKQQSPDTHIYCCGPKPLMEAVARATSAWPKEQVHFEWFSAPEINNGPNTTFEVELKRSGVVLTVPPDRTILQVLRDNGYHVDSACEEGVCGTCETVVISGEPEHRDALLSEEERAGNKTMMICVSRAKSSRLVLNL
- a CDS encoding ABC transporter ATP-binding protein, with product MNPISTVLKLAPTNSRSSQPSQDSVAVSLQGVSKTYATASGENVNALQKINLDIRSQQFVSVIGASGCGKTTLLRIIGGLEPEYDGDLLLNGSKRSGPTKDIGIVFQDANLLPWRTVLNNVLLPAHVLKLDIKQATARAYDLLDLVGLKGFESKYPFELSGGMRQRVAIARALVHDPSVLLMDEPFGALDALTREHMNLELLKIWQSAKKTVFMITHSISEAAFMSDRVIVMSPRPGRIIEDVVIGLPRPRNLDLLSDAAFGNYTRRLRHLLDHGEDAPATGNEASGRVHYD
- a CDS encoding ABC transporter permease, which encodes MTDTSPANGKIAGPVIASGRASVRRRAIPGGDYLISFSTFLILLAAWEASVRVFRVPEFILPPPSAIIVSLYYGLKSGLFIEHFLVTAFQTLTGFLLAAFFGIGLGALVAQFRIVERTVYPWLVALQTLPKIAIAPLIIIWAGYGIQSKVIIVALVALFPILVNTIVGLKSCDQGKLDLMRSLGATPWETFRLVRLPNALPFIFAGLNVAIVLAILGSIVGEFVGSKAGLGNLILEANFQFNVAQMFAILVILGVFGVALSMIVRFIQGRLLFWNAGFSQSI
- a CDS encoding ABC transporter substrate-binding protein — protein: MRRILASLIVAVSVAAVTAANAGDKVTYAVTTTNITVGHAAQSSIPLGLGLWKDAGLDVEVVGLSGATAGVQQVASGQVDYATVGTDALMIARSKGIKVKAFYTYAQRPIYQVVALKDSGITKIEDLKGKTIGVPDMSAGSVPFIRSILKRTNIDPDKDVKWLSVGLGAPAANAMRQKAVDVWAAWDTAVASLENGGFQFVQIAPDWANQLPGNVLIAKEETLAANPERAVKVARAIAESSVFGLANPAASVRNHWKLYPSTKPQGGDDAKALKDAEHVFNSRFDLMKLPEGVTKWGTNIDAKWKDLADLTIEQGLLPKDFDVKSSYTNEFIDKINDFDSNKFKDLAKQSNW